The genomic window GCGCTGGGGCTGGCCGCCTGCGCCGGTGGCGACGGCTCCTCCGGCTCCGAGAACGGCGCGAGCGGCCCCGAGGGGGCCAAGGAGCTGGCGGCCGACTCCCGCGAGCTCGTCGCGGACGAGAACGGCAACGGCGTGGCTACCACGCAGGCCTTCTTTGGCTCGGCCTCCGAGGTCTTCGTCGCCGGCGAAGACCGCAACGCCCAAGCCAGCGCCGCCGATGCCGCCGTGGCCGCCGGCGTCCCCATGCTCGTCGTGCGCGGCGAAGGGACTGCGCGGGATGGCAACGTGGCCGCCGTCGCCGAAGAGATCGAGCGCCTCGGCGCGGAGACCGTCCACGACTACGGCGCGGGCCTGAGCGATGCGGACCTGGCAGACGGGGTATCGATCGAGGCGATCGAGGACTTCGGCACCCAGGCCGCAGACGCGGCGGATCCCTTGGGTGAGGTCAAGCGCATCGCGGGCCTAGACAGCGAGTACGACGTGCCGGCCGCGGCGCTGATTTCGGCCCAGACCGCCGAGGGTGAAGGTGGGGCCGCCCTGGCGGCGACGGCCCGCTCCGCCGGTGCCGAGGTGCTCGGCGTTCCGGTCGCCGACCCGCGCGCGACCAGCGAATCCATGCAGGCACTCGAGGACGGCGCCGTGGTCGGCCTGGGCAAGGACTTCGACTCCCAGGATAAATTCGACGCCAGCGCCGAGCTGGCCGCCGCCGGGGAGCTGCCGGGCGGCGGCGGGCTGGTTTTCCCGGGCCGCCGTATGGTGGCCCTCTACGGGCACCCCTCCGGTGGCGCACTCGGCCTGATGGGGGAGCAGCCCCCGGCCGAGGCCGTCGACCGCGTGGAAAAGCTGGTCGACGAGTACCAGCCGCACACCGACTACCCGGTCATGCCGGCCTTCGAGATCATCGCGACGGTAGCCTCCTCGGAGCCGGGCCCGGATGGTGATTTCTCCAACGAGGCGGATCCGGACGAGCTTATCCCGTACATCGACGCCATCACCGAGGCCGGCGGGTACGCATTCCTGGATCTGCAGCCGGGCCGGGCGCGCTTGCTCGACCAGGCGAAGCTCTACGAGGACCTGCTCAAGCGCCCGAACGTCGGGCTGGCTCTGGATCCGGAGTGGAAGATCGGCCCGGACGAGCAACCCATGGGGCGTGTCGGTCACGTCGAGGCCCAAGAGGTCACCGAGGTCGCCGACTGGCTGGCCGGGTTGGTCCGCGACAACGAGCTGCCGCAAAAGGGCCTTATCGTCCACCAGTTCCAGCTGCAGATGATCCGCGACCGCGAGACCATCAACACGGATCACCCGGAGCTGGCCTTCATCCTGCACGCCGACGGCCATGGTGGCCCGGATCAGAAATTCGACACCTGGA from Corynebacterium confusum includes these protein-coding regions:
- a CDS encoding cell wall-binding repeat-containing protein, translating into MATKALNSLSPRSRRTPRATAALIVAATALGLAACAGGDGSSGSENGASGPEGAKELAADSRELVADENGNGVATTQAFFGSASEVFVAGEDRNAQASAADAAVAAGVPMLVVRGEGTARDGNVAAVAEEIERLGAETVHDYGAGLSDADLADGVSIEAIEDFGTQAADAADPLGEVKRIAGLDSEYDVPAAALISAQTAEGEGGAALAATARSAGAEVLGVPVADPRATSESMQALEDGAVVGLGKDFDSQDKFDASAELAAAGELPGGGGLVFPGRRMVALYGHPSGGALGLMGEQPPAEAVDRVEKLVDEYQPHTDYPVMPAFEIIATVASSEPGPDGDFSNEADPDELIPYIDAITEAGGYAFLDLQPGRARLLDQAKLYEDLLKRPNVGLALDPEWKIGPDEQPMGRVGHVEAQEVTEVADWLAGLVRDNELPQKGLIVHQFQLQMIRDRETINTDHPELAFILHADGHGGPDQKFDTWNTMQQGLSDDYFMAWKNFIDEDTPTFTPGQTYDIKPRPWFVSYQ